A single window of Polaribacter sp. SA4-10 DNA harbors:
- the ettA gene encoding energy-dependent translational throttle protein EttA, translating to MSDDKKVIFSMNKLSKTYQSTGKQVLKDIYLSFFYGAKIGILGLNGSGKSTLLKIIAGVEKNFQGDVTFSPGYNVGYLEQEPQLDPEKTVLEIVKEGVAETVAILDEYNKINDMFGLEEVYSDADKMDKLMAQQAELQDKIDAANAWELDTKLEIAMDALRTPDSDKKIGVLSGGEKRRVALCRLLLQEPEILLLDEPTNHLDAESVHWLEHHLAQYKGTVIAVTHDRYFLDNVAGWILELDRGEGIPWKGNYSSWLDQKSQRMAQESKTASKRQKTLERELDWVRQGAKGRQTKQKARLKNYDKLMSQDQKQVDEKLEIYIPNGPRLGTNVIEATGVSKAYGDKLLYDNLEFNLPQAGIVGIIGPNGAGKTTIFKMIMGEETPDSGSFNVGETAKIAYVDQAHSNIDPEKTIWENFSDGQDLVMMGGKQVNSRAYLSRFNFSGSEQNKKVNTLSGGERNRLHLAMTLKEEGNVLLLDEPTNDLDVNTLRALEEGLENFAGCAVVISHDRWFLDRVCTHILAFEGNSEVYFFEGGFSEYEENKKNRLGGDLMPKRIKYRKLIR from the coding sequence TAAAACTTATCAATCAACAGGAAAACAAGTTTTAAAAGACATTTATTTAAGTTTTTTCTATGGAGCAAAAATTGGTATTCTTGGTTTAAACGGATCAGGAAAATCAACCTTATTAAAAATCATTGCAGGTGTAGAAAAGAATTTTCAAGGTGATGTTACTTTTTCACCAGGTTATAATGTAGGTTATTTAGAACAAGAACCTCAATTAGATCCAGAGAAAACCGTTTTAGAAATTGTAAAAGAAGGAGTTGCAGAAACGGTTGCAATTTTAGATGAGTACAATAAGATAAATGACATGTTTGGTTTAGAAGAAGTCTATTCTGATGCAGACAAAATGGATAAATTAATGGCGCAACAAGCAGAACTTCAAGATAAAATTGATGCTGCAAATGCCTGGGAATTAGATACCAAACTAGAAATAGCAATGGATGCTTTAAGAACTCCAGATTCTGATAAGAAGATTGGTGTTCTTTCTGGTGGTGAAAAAAGACGTGTTGCTTTATGTAGATTGTTATTACAAGAACCAGAAATTTTATTATTAGATGAGCCTACCAATCACTTGGATGCAGAATCTGTACATTGGTTAGAGCACCATTTAGCACAATATAAAGGAACTGTTATTGCTGTAACGCATGATAGATATTTCTTAGACAATGTTGCTGGTTGGATTTTAGAATTAGATAGAGGTGAAGGAATTCCTTGGAAAGGAAACTACTCTTCTTGGTTAGATCAAAAGTCTCAAAGAATGGCACAAGAAAGCAAAACGGCTTCTAAGCGTCAAAAAACATTAGAACGTGAGTTAGATTGGGTTCGTCAAGGAGCAAAAGGTCGTCAAACAAAGCAAAAAGCACGTTTGAAAAACTATGACAAATTAATGAGTCAAGACCAGAAACAAGTTGATGAGAAATTAGAAATTTACATTCCTAATGGACCACGTTTAGGAACAAATGTAATTGAAGCAACGGGTGTTTCTAAAGCTTATGGAGATAAATTATTATATGATAATTTAGAATTTAATCTTCCGCAAGCAGGAATTGTTGGGATTATTGGACCCAATGGAGCAGGAAAAACGACTATTTTTAAAATGATAATGGGAGAAGAAACTCCTGATTCAGGTAGTTTTAATGTAGGTGAAACTGCAAAGATTGCTTATGTTGATCAAGCACATTCAAATATTGATCCTGAAAAAACCATTTGGGAAAACTTTTCAGACGGTCAAGACTTAGTTATGATGGGAGGAAAGCAAGTAAACTCTCGTGCTTACTTAAGTCGTTTTAACTTTTCTGGAAGCGAGCAAAACAAAAAAGTAAATACACTTTCTGGAGGAGAGCGTAACAGATTGCATTTAGCAATGACCTTAAAAGAAGAAGGTAATGTTTTACTTTTAGATGAGCCAACAAATGATTTAGATGTAAATACATTAAGAGCTTTAGAAGAAGGTTTAGAAAATTTTGCAGGTTGTGCTGTAGTTATTTCGCATGATAGATGGTTTTTAGATAGAGTTTGTACTCATATTTTAGCTTTTGAAGGGAATAGTGAAGTTTACTTTTTTGAAGGAGGTTTTTCTGAATATGAAGAAAATAAGAAGAACCGTTTAGGTGGAGATTTAATGCCAAAACGAATTAAATATAGAAAATTAATTAGATAG
- a CDS encoding TonB-dependent receptor: protein MIQTKKLFLLFLLFSISIYGQEKITISGSVYDQSNNETLIGVSIYFTELNTGTTTNEYGFYSITIPKGTYKVQVNYLGFTSSIETINLQEKTTKNFSLFEETESLDEIIIEGNIEKLNVRTPQMSVNRLTSATIKQIPVVLGEADIIKSLILLPGVTSAGEGASGFNVRGGAADQNLILLDEATVFNSSHLFGFFSVFNPDVIKDVKLYKGGIPAKYGGRLSSVLDIYQKEGNSKEFKATGGIGLVSSRLLIEGPIKKEKISFLVGGRSSYAHLFLPLFDNDNKAYFYDLNAKVNFRINDRNSIFFSGYFGEDVFGISDNFVNTYGNKVGNLRWNHLFSDKLFSNLSLIYSDYFYGLTLDFVGFEWDSGITNYNLKYDFKHYLSSKIKLSYGLNNIYSKFNPGEIGPNRDDSGIVAEKLTDKYANEFAAYIDAEHKISDKLQLQYGIRFSNFTRLGQDELNIYTNDEAVIYNSEFKKYESADAIVTESFKRSDVISNFNNFEPRVAVSYLLDDNTSIKASYNRMAQYLHLLSNTASPTPLDVWAPSGKYIKPQLLDQFAIGYFKTLKEGDYSLETEAFYKDIQNRIDYINGANLVANNQIETVILNGKARAYGLEVLFKKNEGKLKGWIAYTLSRSEQLTAGRTANEPGINQGNWYSTPYDKTHDFSINGSYELNEKWKFNTNFVFQTGQPTNYPVGQYEVQGLNIPIYDDDRRNADRLPTYHRLDISATLTPKKNKNRKLQGEWVFGIYNLYGRQNAASISFTQNRETNRNEAIQTSIFGMVPSVTYNFKF from the coding sequence ATGATACAGACTAAAAAATTATTCTTACTTTTTTTACTCTTTTCAATTAGTATTTATGGTCAAGAGAAAATCACCATTAGTGGTTCTGTTTATGATCAAAGTAATAATGAAACTCTAATAGGTGTATCTATTTATTTTACAGAGTTAAATACAGGTACAACAACAAATGAGTATGGTTTTTACTCAATTACCATTCCAAAGGGAACTTATAAAGTTCAAGTTAATTACTTAGGTTTTACAAGTAGTATAGAAACAATAAACCTTCAAGAAAAAACCACAAAAAATTTTAGTCTTTTTGAAGAAACAGAAAGTTTAGATGAAATTATAATTGAAGGAAATATAGAAAAATTAAATGTTAGAACACCTCAAATGAGTGTTAACAGATTAACATCTGCAACGATTAAACAAATACCTGTGGTGCTTGGTGAGGCAGATATTATTAAATCTCTAATTTTATTACCTGGTGTTACAAGTGCTGGTGAAGGTGCTTCTGGCTTTAATGTGAGAGGTGGTGCTGCAGATCAAAATTTAATTTTATTAGACGAGGCCACTGTATTTAATTCATCGCATTTATTTGGTTTTTTCTCTGTATTTAATCCTGATGTTATAAAAGATGTAAAATTGTATAAAGGAGGAATTCCTGCAAAATACGGAGGAAGATTGTCTTCTGTATTAGATATTTATCAAAAAGAAGGAAATAGTAAAGAGTTTAAAGCTACTGGAGGAATTGGATTGGTTTCATCTAGGTTATTGATTGAAGGTCCTATAAAAAAAGAGAAAATTTCTTTTTTAGTTGGTGGTAGGTCCTCTTATGCTCATCTATTTTTACCGCTTTTTGACAATGATAATAAAGCTTATTTTTACGATTTAAATGCAAAAGTAAACTTTAGAATTAACGACAGAAATAGCATTTTCTTTTCTGGTTATTTTGGGGAAGATGTGTTTGGTATTAGTGATAATTTTGTAAACACTTATGGGAACAAAGTTGGTAATTTACGTTGGAATCATCTTTTTTCTGATAAATTATTTTCTAACTTATCTTTAATTTATTCTGATTATTTCTATGGATTAACCTTAGATTTTGTAGGTTTCGAATGGGACTCTGGTATTACAAACTACAATCTTAAATACGATTTTAAACATTATTTGAGTAGTAAAATTAAATTGAGTTACGGTTTAAATAATATCTACAGTAAATTTAATCCGGGAGAAATAGGTCCTAACAGAGACGACTCTGGAATTGTTGCTGAAAAATTAACCGACAAATATGCCAACGAATTTGCTGCGTACATTGATGCTGAACATAAAATTAGCGATAAACTTCAATTACAATACGGAATTCGTTTTAGCAATTTCACAAGATTAGGACAAGATGAATTAAATATTTATACAAATGATGAAGCGGTAATCTATAATAGTGAATTCAAAAAATATGAATCCGCGGATGCAATTGTAACAGAATCTTTTAAAAGAAGTGATGTTATTAGTAATTTTAACAACTTTGAACCTAGAGTTGCTGTTTCTTATCTTCTAGATGATAATACTTCAATAAAAGCCAGTTATAACAGAATGGCTCAGTACTTGCACTTATTATCTAACACGGCTTCTCCTACTCCATTAGACGTTTGGGCGCCAAGTGGAAAATACATAAAACCTCAATTATTAGATCAATTTGCTATTGGATATTTTAAAACCCTAAAAGAGGGAGATTACTCTTTAGAAACTGAAGCTTTTTACAAAGATATTCAGAACAGAATTGATTACATCAACGGAGCAAATTTAGTAGCAAACAACCAAATTGAAACTGTTATTTTAAATGGAAAAGCAAGAGCTTATGGTTTAGAAGTATTATTTAAGAAAAACGAAGGGAAATTAAAAGGTTGGATAGCCTATACATTATCTAGATCAGAGCAATTAACAGCTGGTAGAACTGCAAATGAACCAGGTATAAATCAAGGCAATTGGTATAGCACACCTTATGATAAAACCCATGATTTTTCTATAAATGGGAGTTATGAGTTAAATGAAAAATGGAAATTCAATACAAATTTTGTTTTTCAAACTGGCCAACCCACAAATTACCCCGTTGGGCAATATGAAGTGCAAGGTTTAAACATACCTATTTATGATGATGATAGAAGAAATGCAGATCGGTTACCAACATATCACAGATTAGATATTTCTGCCACTTTAACACCAAAAAAGAATAAAAACAGAAAATTACAAGGAGAATGGGTTTTTGGTATTTACAATTTATATGGGCGCCAAAATGCTGCTTCTATAAGCTTTACACAAAACAGAGAAACCAATAGAAATGAAGCCATACAAACTTCTATTTTTGGAATGGTACCTTCTGTTACTTATAATTTTAAATTTTAA
- a CDS encoding NADP-dependent isocitrate dehydrogenase produces MSKIAKIVYTKTDEAPALATRSFLPIVKAFTKSSNIEIEVKDISLAARILANFSDYLKEDQKVEDALTELGVLAKSPEANIIKLPNISASVPQLSAAIKELQELGFAIPNFPEEVKSEEDKAILARYNKIKGSAVNPVLREGNSDRRAPKAVKNYARKNPHSMGVWSSDSKTHVATMTTGDFAHNEKSITLSDATNISIQHISSNGTKTVLKESFPLLKGEIIDATVMSKKALLSFLETEISDAKKQGVLLSFHMKATMMKVSDPIIFGHAVRVFFKDLFKKYNDVFDEIGVDVNNGFGNLLSNLDEVSAEKKAEIVADINTIFENNPAVAMVNSDKGITNLHVPSDVIIDASMPAMIRTSGQMWNAEGKLQDTKAIIPDSSYAGIYAATIDFCKKHGAFDPTTMGTVPNVGLMAQKAEEYGSHDKTFEISSEGKVIVVDKNGNTLIEHTVETGDIWRMCQVKDAPIQDWVKLAVTRARASKTPAVFWLDENRAHDAEIIKKVTTYLPEHDTSGLDIRILSPLKATEFTLERIIKGEDTISVSGNVLRDYLTDLFPILELGTSAKMLSIVPLMNGGGLFETGAGGSAPKHVEQFIEENHLRWDSLGEFLALAVSLEHLGTTNNNNKALILAETLDDATDKLLENKKGPSRKVGEIDNRGSHFYIALYWAEALANQSKNEDLKNSFTKIAKELAKNEDKIISELNEIQGAAVNIGGYYKPNENLADNAMRPNSKLNAILNTI; encoded by the coding sequence ATGAGCAAAATAGCTAAAATCGTATATACAAAAACTGATGAAGCACCTGCTTTAGCAACGCGTTCTTTTTTACCAATAGTAAAAGCTTTTACAAAATCTTCTAATATAGAAATTGAAGTTAAAGATATTTCTTTAGCCGCAAGAATTCTTGCAAATTTTTCTGATTACCTAAAAGAAGATCAAAAGGTAGAAGATGCATTAACAGAATTGGGAGTTTTAGCAAAAAGCCCAGAAGCTAATATTATAAAGTTACCAAATATTAGTGCTTCTGTACCACAACTTTCTGCGGCAATAAAAGAATTACAAGAATTAGGTTTTGCGATACCAAATTTCCCAGAAGAAGTTAAAAGCGAAGAAGATAAAGCAATTTTAGCTAGATATAATAAAATTAAAGGTTCTGCAGTAAATCCGGTTTTAAGAGAAGGAAACTCTGACAGAAGAGCTCCAAAAGCTGTAAAAAATTATGCGCGTAAAAACCCTCATTCTATGGGAGTTTGGAGTTCAGACTCTAAAACTCATGTAGCAACAATGACAACTGGTGATTTTGCACACAATGAAAAGTCTATTACTTTATCTGATGCAACAAATATTAGTATTCAGCATATTTCATCAAACGGAACAAAAACAGTTTTAAAAGAATCTTTCCCATTATTAAAAGGAGAAATTATTGACGCTACTGTTATGAGTAAGAAAGCATTACTTTCTTTTTTAGAAACTGAAATTTCAGATGCTAAAAAGCAAGGTGTTTTACTTTCATTTCATATGAAAGCAACAATGATGAAAGTTTCTGATCCAATTATTTTTGGTCATGCTGTACGTGTTTTCTTTAAAGATTTATTTAAAAAATACAATGATGTTTTTGATGAAATTGGTGTTGATGTAAATAATGGGTTTGGAAACTTATTAAGTAATCTTGATGAAGTTTCTGCCGAAAAGAAAGCTGAAATAGTAGCTGATATTAATACTATTTTTGAAAACAACCCAGCAGTAGCAATGGTAAATTCCGATAAAGGAATTACTAACTTACATGTCCCTTCTGATGTAATTATAGATGCTTCTATGCCAGCAATGATTAGAACTTCTGGTCAAATGTGGAATGCGGAAGGAAAATTACAAGATACCAAAGCTATTATTCCAGATAGTTCTTATGCAGGAATTTATGCTGCAACTATCGATTTCTGTAAAAAACATGGCGCTTTTGATCCTACAACGATGGGAACTGTTCCTAATGTTGGTTTAATGGCTCAAAAAGCTGAAGAATATGGTTCTCATGATAAAACATTTGAAATTTCTTCTGAAGGAAAAGTAATTGTTGTTGATAAAAACGGAAATACTTTAATTGAACACACAGTAGAAACCGGTGATATTTGGAGAATGTGTCAAGTTAAAGATGCACCAATTCAAGATTGGGTAAAATTAGCAGTTACAAGAGCAAGAGCTTCTAAAACTCCAGCTGTTTTTTGGCTAGATGAGAATAGAGCACATGATGCAGAAATTATTAAAAAAGTAACTACTTATTTACCAGAACATGATACTTCTGGTTTAGATATTAGAATTTTATCTCCATTAAAAGCTACAGAATTTACATTAGAAAGAATCATAAAAGGAGAAGACACGATCTCTGTTTCTGGAAATGTTTTACGTGATTATTTAACAGATTTATTCCCGATTTTAGAATTAGGTACTTCTGCAAAAATGTTATCAATTGTTCCTTTAATGAATGGTGGTGGTTTGTTTGAAACTGGTGCTGGAGGCTCTGCTCCAAAACATGTTGAACAATTTATAGAAGAAAATCATTTACGTTGGGATTCTTTAGGAGAATTTTTAGCCTTAGCTGTTTCCTTAGAGCATTTAGGTACAACTAACAATAATAATAAAGCACTAATTTTAGCTGAAACATTAGATGATGCTACAGATAAATTATTAGAGAATAAAAAAGGGCCTTCTAGAAAAGTTGGTGAAATAGATAATAGAGGAAGTCATTTTTATATCGCATTATATTGGGCAGAAGCTTTAGCCAATCAAAGTAAAAATGAAGACTTAAAGAATTCTTTTACAAAGATTGCTAAAGAATTAGCAAAAAATGAAGATAAAATTATCTCTGAGCTAAATGAAATTCAAGGTGCTGCAGTAAATATTGGTGGTTATTACAAACCAAATGAAAATCTTGCTGATAACGCTATGAGACCTAACTCTAAGCTAAATGCTATTTTAAATACGATCTAA
- a CDS encoding DUF6695 family protein, with product MQNSDGIIIILSYPDTIVRPAYWELSSKIWPLVGIGSKHGVQAGHAALLLIKKEHSEINYFDFGRYITTYGNGRVRCKETDPDIFISIKAEFEKGKLINLKEILLWVENYPEKTHGDGRLIASIHDEIDYNKAHNFIHQLIDKKEIPYGVFIKNGTNCARFVADTIIASSVNRKIVKQFKKSNLLTPSPIGNVIKGSTNNNIYTIYNQKFNDYKNRSIVKEYSAFFLNKFEGEPNLIGTELPNKKAFELENGTWLGGIGSGAWFKIEEQIKTETYKVSRYNTQGIKDFEANFTIDKTCFNHQNEHQFLHPTNCKEAIVNQNNKVYNLQISDK from the coding sequence ATGCAAAACTCAGATGGAATCATCATTATACTATCTTATCCTGATACAATTGTAAGACCTGCATATTGGGAACTTTCAAGTAAAATATGGCCTCTAGTTGGTATTGGAAGTAAACACGGTGTACAAGCTGGTCATGCTGCATTATTATTGATAAAAAAAGAGCATTCTGAGATTAATTATTTCGATTTTGGAAGATACATCACTACTTATGGAAATGGCCGAGTTCGCTGTAAAGAAACAGATCCTGATATTTTTATATCGATAAAAGCAGAATTTGAAAAAGGAAAACTAATCAACTTAAAAGAAATTTTACTTTGGGTAGAAAATTACCCAGAAAAAACACATGGAGATGGCAGATTGATAGCAAGTATTCATGATGAAATCGATTATAATAAAGCGCACAATTTTATACATCAATTAATAGATAAAAAAGAAATTCCTTACGGAGTTTTTATAAAAAACGGAACTAATTGTGCTCGATTTGTTGCAGATACCATAATTGCTTCTTCCGTAAATAGAAAGATTGTTAAGCAATTTAAAAAATCGAATTTATTGACGCCTAGTCCTATTGGAAATGTCATTAAGGGAAGTACAAATAATAACATATACACTATTTATAATCAGAAATTTAATGATTATAAAAATAGATCTATTGTTAAAGAATATAGCGCATTTTTTTTAAATAAATTTGAAGGAGAACCTAATTTAATTGGAACAGAATTACCAAACAAAAAAGCTTTTGAATTAGAAAACGGAACTTGGTTAGGTGGAATTGGAAGTGGAGCTTGGTTTAAAATTGAAGAACAAATTAAGACAGAAACGTATAAAGTTTCAAGATATAATACTCAAGGAATAAAAGATTTTGAAGCTAATTTTACGATTGATAAAACATGCTTTAATCATCAAAATGAACATCAATTTCTACACCCTACAAATTGTAAAGAAGCCATCGTGAATCAAAATAATAAGGTTTATAATTTACAAATAAGCGATAAGTAA
- a CDS encoding OmpP1/FadL family transporter has translation MNKNFLKFAFLMLSALAYGQAGHVMQGVGSVNMSMGGAATAQPLDISGALQWNPAAISVFDNKILDFNIGAFFSSPELSGSLPEGAMGQGSPAVSGITKDDRGASPMPALAMVWGKEDSKHTFGASAFGISGFGVTFPEEANNPMSSTFNPNLNSNPMNYPQAAGGFGHLESDYMLLQVGLAWAYEVTDNFSIGVQPTFNYAALELAPNPTASPNDAGYGISDKASAIGFGAQFGAFYNAPGGIKLGASYKTAQSFSDLEFKNTHLDDSVSENAFNMDYPSILSFGLGYSKGDIDFAMDYRYVDYENTDGFEAKGWTQTGSVAGFGWKSINILSVGLQYKGIEKLPLRFGYTYSSNPIDDELAFFSSPATAVIANAFQFGFSYPLTDNLRLNGVYHYGASDGKTEGEIMNPRMASPTNPYGAISGSKVGYEMTTSMVMFGVSYTFNKK, from the coding sequence ATGAATAAAAATTTCTTAAAATTTGCGTTTCTAATGCTATCAGCATTAGCTTACGGACAGGCAGGGCATGTTATGCAAGGAGTTGGATCCGTTAATATGTCTATGGGTGGAGCAGCAACTGCACAGCCATTAGATATTTCTGGAGCACTTCAATGGAATCCTGCAGCTATATCTGTCTTTGATAATAAAATATTAGATTTTAATATTGGAGCTTTCTTTTCATCTCCAGAACTAAGTGGGAGTTTACCAGAAGGAGCTATGGGACAAGGTTCTCCAGCTGTTTCAGGAATCACAAAAGATGATAGAGGTGCTTCTCCTATGCCCGCTTTAGCTATGGTTTGGGGAAAAGAAGATAGTAAACATACTTTTGGTGCATCAGCATTTGGAATTAGTGGTTTTGGAGTTACATTTCCTGAAGAAGCTAATAATCCTATGAGTTCAACATTTAATCCTAATCTTAATTCTAACCCAATGAATTATCCTCAAGCAGCAGGAGGTTTTGGACATTTAGAATCAGATTATATGTTATTACAAGTTGGTTTAGCTTGGGCTTATGAGGTTACTGATAATTTTTCAATTGGTGTACAGCCAACTTTTAATTATGCAGCCTTAGAATTAGCACCAAACCCAACAGCAAGTCCTAATGATGCTGGATACGGTATCAGTGATAAAGCTTCTGCAATTGGTTTTGGAGCGCAATTTGGTGCTTTTTACAATGCACCAGGAGGTATAAAGTTAGGTGCATCATATAAAACAGCACAATCATTTAGCGATTTAGAATTTAAAAATACGCATTTAGATGATTCAGTTTCTGAAAATGCATTTAATATGGATTATCCTTCAATATTATCATTTGGTCTAGGGTATTCTAAAGGAGATATCGATTTTGCAATGGATTACAGATATGTTGATTATGAAAATACGGATGGTTTTGAAGCTAAAGGTTGGACCCAAACTGGTTCAGTTGCAGGTTTTGGATGGAAAAGTATTAATATACTTTCTGTTGGACTCCAATACAAAGGAATTGAAAAATTACCTTTAAGATTTGGTTATACATATAGTAGTAATCCAATTGATGATGAATTGGCTTTCTTCTCATCACCAGCAACAGCAGTTATTGCGAATGCTTTTCAATTTGGTTTTAGTTACCCATTAACGGATAACTTAAGGTTGAACGGGGTATATCACTACGGAGCAAGTGATGGTAAAACTGAAGGTGAAATAATGAATCCTAGGATGGCATCTCCAACAAATCCTTATGGAGCAATTTCAGGATCCAAAGTTGGTTATGAAATGACAACGAGTATGGTGATGTTTGGCGTTAGCTATACATTTAATAAAAAATAA
- the murQ gene encoding N-acetylmuramic acid 6-phosphate etherase → MNFTKTTEQDSKYNHLEKMSVSDLLLNINNEDKTVPLAVEKSLPQIESLTQQIINKLKQGGRLFYIGAGTSGRLGVLDASECPPTFGVPHELVVGIIAGGDIAIREAVEFAEDSKNQGWIDLQSHQVSEKDVVVGIAASGTTPYVISALEKCNENNIITGCITCNKNSPLSHVSKFPIEVVVGPEFVTGSSRMKAGTAQKLVLNMISTATMIQLGKIKGNKMIDMQLSNKKLVERGEKMLVKELNINVSEASELLVQFGNVRNAIKNYKK, encoded by the coding sequence ATGAATTTCACAAAAACCACAGAACAAGATTCTAAATACAATCATCTAGAAAAGATGTCTGTATCAGATTTGTTATTAAATATTAATAATGAAGATAAAACGGTTCCTTTAGCCGTAGAAAAATCTTTACCTCAAATTGAAAGTCTTACACAACAAATTATAAATAAGTTAAAACAAGGTGGAAGACTGTTTTATATTGGTGCTGGAACAAGTGGAAGATTAGGTGTTTTAGATGCTTCGGAATGTCCACCAACTTTTGGTGTTCCTCATGAACTTGTTGTTGGTATAATTGCTGGTGGAGACATTGCTATTAGAGAAGCAGTTGAATTTGCAGAAGATTCTAAAAACCAAGGTTGGATAGATTTACAAAGCCATCAAGTTTCAGAAAAAGATGTAGTAGTTGGCATTGCTGCATCAGGTACAACGCCTTATGTAATTTCTGCTTTAGAAAAATGCAATGAAAATAATATTATTACAGGTTGTATTACATGCAATAAAAACAGTCCATTATCACATGTTTCTAAGTTTCCTATAGAAGTTGTTGTTGGGCCAGAATTTGTTACTGGAAGTTCTAGAATGAAAGCTGGAACAGCTCAAAAGCTAGTTTTAAATATGATTTCTACTGCAACTATGATTCAATTAGGAAAAATTAAAGGGAATAAAATGATTGACATGCAGCTTTCTAATAAAAAATTAGTAGAAAGAGGTGAAAAAATGTTAGTTAAAGAATTAAATATAAACGTGTCTGAAGCAAGTGAATTATTAGTTCAATTTGGAAATGTTAGAAATGCGATTAAAAATTATAAGAAATGA
- a CDS encoding DUF6095 family protein: protein MSTDLNLLGKGLKYLGVLLLLFIAAPITLTMSFKALKKFENTPKEFLSYIFLLVAGVLVIFTIYFAFKTFQIVLKALFNN from the coding sequence ATGAGTACTGATTTAAATTTATTAGGAAAAGGGTTAAAGTACTTAGGTGTTTTATTATTGCTATTTATTGCTGCACCAATAACACTTACAATGAGCTTTAAAGCTTTAAAGAAGTTTGAAAATACTCCTAAAGAATTTCTATCTTATATTTTTTTATTGGTTGCAGGAGTTTTAGTAATCTTCACCATTTATTTCGCTTTTAAAACTTTTCAAATAGTACTAAAAGCACTCTTTAATAATTAA
- the rplS gene encoding 50S ribosomal protein L19: MEALIKFVQDEFVTKKEFAEFAAGDTITVYYEIKEGEKVRTQFFKGVVIQRKGTGLSETFTIRKMSSTVGVERIFPVNLPSIQKIEVNKRGKVRRARIFYFRGLTGKKARITEKRRK, from the coding sequence ATGGAAGCTTTAATAAAATTTGTTCAAGACGAATTTGTAACAAAAAAAGAATTTGCAGAATTTGCTGCTGGAGATACAATTACTGTATACTACGAAATTAAAGAAGGGGAAAAAGTAAGAACTCAGTTTTTTAAAGGAGTTGTTATTCAGAGAAAAGGAACGGGTCTTTCTGAAACTTTTACAATCAGAAAAATGTCTAGTACAGTTGGTGTAGAACGTATTTTCCCTGTGAACTTACCTTCTATTCAAAAAATTGAAGTAAATAAAAGAGGAAAAGTACGTAGAGCACGTATATTCTACTTTAGAGGTCTTACTGGTAAAAAAGCTAGAATTACTGAAAAAAGAAGAAAATAA
- a CDS encoding DUF4249 family protein translates to MKKIYLFPILAILFFTSCEKVIDVDVPSIEPKLIIDASFEVLFDEDPVVANTVVKLSLSADYFDDTIPAVTNATVFVTNLLDNTIINFSNANADGNYTPINSFVPADDEEYELTIIHDNEIYKGRATKVKSTPFTEVIQGDETLFSGEEIELKISFSDNFNTENYYLFNIDIYNFITIEDRFFNGTDYNFSYFYEDENIEFPKNIEIKLFGISKEYYNYFRILQGQSGQNSGGPFQTIPSSLLGNMINITNETNFPLGYFHISETDTFTIDLVDKN, encoded by the coding sequence ATGAAAAAGATATATTTATTTCCAATTTTAGCAATACTCTTTTTTACCAGTTGTGAGAAAGTAATAGATGTTGATGTTCCTTCAATTGAACCTAAACTAATTATAGATGCTTCTTTTGAAGTATTGTTTGATGAAGATCCTGTAGTTGCAAATACAGTTGTAAAACTAAGTTTGTCTGCAGATTATTTTGATGATACAATTCCAGCAGTTACAAATGCAACTGTATTTGTAACCAATTTATTAGACAACACTATTATTAATTTTTCTAATGCAAATGCTGATGGAAATTACACACCCATAAATTCGTTTGTTCCTGCTGATGATGAGGAATATGAACTGACGATCATTCATGACAATGAAATTTATAAAGGAAGAGCCACAAAAGTAAAATCAACTCCTTTTACAGAAGTTATTCAGGGTGATGAAACCTTGTTTTCTGGAGAAGAAATAGAATTAAAAATATCATTTTCAGATAACTTTAATACTGAGAATTATTATTTATTTAATATAGACATTTATAATTTTATTACAATTGAAGATCGTTTTTTTAACGGAACAGACTATAATTTTTCTTATTTTTATGAAGATGAAAATATTGAATTTCCAAAAAATATAGAAATTAAACTATTTGGTATTTCTAAAGAGTATTATAATTATTTTAGAATACTTCAAGGACAAAGTGGACAGAATTCTGGTGGTCCATTTCAGACTATACCATCATCCTTATTAGGAAATATGATTAATATTACTAATGAAACTAATTTTCCTTTAGGTTATTTTCATATTTCAGAAACCGATACTTTTACAATAGATTTAGTAGATAAAAACTAA